A genomic stretch from Caballeronia sp. LZ062 includes:
- a CDS encoding GlxA family transcriptional regulator: MSPDRTASLSHFAFMPLPNFTMMAFTNAIEVLRMANYLTGQPLYRWSIVSPTGGPVMASNGLSVDTGPVECVGQPDIVFVVGGIDVQRCTALEHLSALRRFARTGCVLGSLCTGTYALARAGLLAGYACAIHWENMSALKEEFPDTRFLKELFVIDRDRVTCTGGVAPLDMMLNLIAARVGTSRVTQIAEQFIVEHVRDTSAQQRMPLVARLGSANKSLFEVISLMENNIEEPLSREELARLAGMSQRQLQRLFREHLGMTPTHYYLTLRLRRARELLLQTDMSIMHITMACGFQSACHFSKSYRDAFGTAPTRERRKQVPPLSSVRVMVA, from the coding sequence ATGTCTCCCGATCGCACGGCATCGCTGTCGCACTTCGCTTTCATGCCGCTTCCTAACTTCACGATGATGGCGTTCACCAACGCGATCGAAGTGCTGCGCATGGCGAATTACCTGACGGGACAGCCGTTGTATCGATGGTCCATCGTGAGTCCGACGGGTGGACCGGTCATGGCGAGCAATGGTCTTTCCGTCGATACGGGACCGGTGGAATGCGTGGGCCAGCCGGATATCGTGTTCGTGGTCGGCGGCATCGACGTGCAGCGTTGCACCGCGCTCGAACATCTGTCCGCATTGCGCCGCTTTGCGCGCACCGGCTGCGTGCTCGGCAGTCTGTGCACCGGCACGTATGCGCTTGCGCGCGCGGGATTGCTCGCGGGCTATGCGTGCGCGATCCACTGGGAAAACATGTCGGCGCTTAAAGAAGAATTCCCGGACACGCGCTTCCTCAAGGAACTGTTCGTGATCGACCGCGACCGCGTGACGTGTACCGGCGGCGTCGCGCCGCTCGACATGATGCTGAATCTGATTGCTGCGCGCGTGGGCACGTCGCGCGTGACGCAGATTGCCGAGCAGTTCATCGTCGAACATGTGCGAGATACGAGCGCGCAACAGCGCATGCCGCTGGTGGCACGGCTCGGATCGGCCAACAAGTCCTTGTTCGAAGTGATCTCGCTGATGGAGAACAACATTGAAGAGCCGTTGTCGCGCGAAGAACTCGCGCGGCTGGCGGGCATGTCGCAACGGCAATTGCAGCGGCTCTTTCGCGAGCATCTCGGCATGACGCCGACGCATTACTATCTGACGCTGCGCTTGCGACGCGCGCGCGAGCTGCTGTTGCAGACGGATATGTCGATCATGCACATCACGATGGCGTGCGGGTTTCAGTCCGCCTGCCATTTCTCGAAGAGTTATCGCGATGCATTCGGCACCGCTCCCACGCGCGAGCGCAGAAAACAAGTGCCGCCTTTGAGTTCGGTGCGTGTGATGGTGGCCTGA
- a CDS encoding DUF5943 domain-containing protein, whose protein sequence is MQPQLPIDVNPQTGVWTTDALPMLYVPRHFFTNNHVAVEEALGRETYAEILYKAGYKSAYHWCDKEAEKHGIAGMAVFEHYLKRLSQRGWGLFDIVESDPQSAMARVHLRHSSFVLAQPAKHGKLCYMFAGWFAGAMDWVNDTASDAAKRGPRSRSIETQCAAEGHDHCVFEVSPLAL, encoded by the coding sequence ATGCAACCGCAACTGCCTATCGACGTCAATCCGCAAACCGGCGTCTGGACCACCGACGCGCTGCCGATGCTCTACGTGCCGCGTCATTTCTTCACGAACAATCATGTGGCCGTAGAAGAAGCGCTGGGACGCGAGACGTATGCCGAGATTCTCTACAAGGCCGGCTACAAGTCCGCGTATCACTGGTGCGACAAGGAAGCCGAGAAGCACGGCATCGCCGGCATGGCGGTGTTCGAGCATTACCTGAAGCGCCTTTCGCAGCGCGGCTGGGGGCTTTTCGATATCGTCGAATCGGACCCGCAAAGCGCGATGGCGCGCGTTCACTTGCGGCATTCGTCGTTCGTGCTCGCGCAACCGGCCAAGCACGGCAAGCTCTGCTACATGTTCGCTGGCTGGTTTGCGGGCGCGATGGACTGGGTGAACGACACCGCGTCCGATGCCGCGAAAAGAGGCCCCCGCTCGCGTTCCATCGAAACGCAATGCGCCGCGGAAGGCCACGACCATTGCGTGTTCGAAGTATCGCCGCTCGCACTTTAG
- a CDS encoding MFS transporter produces the protein MPTATHPRASAAARLERLPFSSYHRTIFIIIAVAFFFDSVDLGTMTFVLGSIKTEFGLSTATAGLVASASFFGMVLGAAVAGLLADRFGRRPVFQWSMVLWGVASYLCSTAHSVESLILYRVLLGIGMGMEFPIAQTLLSEFVPTASRGRVIALMDGFWPLGFIASGVVSYFVLPHFGWRTEFALLAIPAVFVLIVRRVVPESPRWLEHRGRTADAEAVLTQVEAKVMKATGLRQLPAPSMLAEPPVAKGVGAFREIWSAAYRRRTVMVWMLWFFALLGFYGLTSWLGALMQQAGFAVTKSVLYTVLISLGGVPGFLCAAWLVERWGRKPTCIASLVGSGVMAYLYGQTALHAETPTLLICAGLAMQFFLFAMWAALYTYTPELYGTGARATGSGFASAIGRVGSLIGPYVVGVVLPVFGQGGVFSLGAVCFVVAASAVWVLGVETRGVALEKLVSEAEQDEGAKVWASAEN, from the coding sequence CCGCCACGCATCCCCGCGCAAGCGCCGCGGCGCGGCTCGAACGCCTGCCGTTTTCGAGCTATCACCGCACTATCTTCATCATCATCGCGGTGGCCTTCTTTTTCGATTCCGTCGATCTCGGCACGATGACCTTCGTGCTCGGTTCCATCAAGACCGAGTTCGGCTTGTCGACGGCGACAGCCGGCCTCGTTGCAAGCGCCAGTTTCTTCGGCATGGTGCTGGGCGCGGCCGTCGCGGGCCTGCTTGCCGATCGCTTCGGCCGACGCCCCGTGTTCCAGTGGAGCATGGTGCTATGGGGCGTCGCGTCATATCTCTGTTCGACGGCGCATTCCGTCGAATCGCTGATCCTCTATCGCGTGCTGCTTGGCATCGGCATGGGAATGGAGTTCCCGATTGCCCAGACGCTGCTGTCCGAGTTCGTGCCGACGGCATCGCGCGGCAGAGTGATTGCCCTGATGGATGGCTTCTGGCCGCTCGGCTTCATCGCATCGGGCGTGGTCTCGTACTTCGTGTTGCCGCACTTCGGCTGGCGCACCGAATTCGCGTTGCTCGCCATTCCAGCCGTGTTCGTGCTGATCGTGAGGCGCGTGGTGCCCGAGTCACCGCGATGGCTCGAACATCGCGGACGCACGGCGGATGCCGAAGCCGTGCTAACGCAGGTAGAGGCGAAGGTGATGAAGGCGACCGGCTTGCGCCAGTTGCCTGCGCCCTCCATGCTCGCCGAGCCGCCGGTTGCAAAAGGCGTGGGCGCATTCCGCGAGATCTGGAGTGCGGCGTACAGGCGTCGCACGGTGATGGTGTGGATGCTCTGGTTCTTTGCGTTGCTCGGCTTCTATGGGCTGACTTCGTGGCTTGGCGCGCTGATGCAGCAAGCAGGCTTTGCGGTGACGAAATCCGTGCTCTATACGGTGCTGATTTCGCTTGGCGGCGTGCCGGGCTTCCTGTGCGCGGCATGGCTCGTCGAGCGATGGGGACGCAAGCCGACATGCATTGCATCGCTTGTCGGCAGTGGCGTGATGGCTTATCTGTACGGACAGACCGCGCTGCATGCCGAAACCCCGACCTTGCTGATCTGCGCGGGACTGGCGATGCAATTCTTCCTCTTCGCGATGTGGGCCGCGCTCTATACCTATACGCCCGAGCTGTACGGAACCGGCGCGCGTGCCACGGGGTCGGGCTTCGCGTCGGCGATCGGGCGCGTGGGATCGTTGATCGGGCCGTATGTCGTGGGCGTCGTATTGCCGGTGTTCGGGCAGGGCGGCGTGTTCTCGCTCGGGGCGGTGTGCTTCGTGGTGGCGGCCTCGGCGGTTTGGGTGTTGGGAGTCGAGACGCGCGGTGTCGCCTTGGAGAAACTCGTCTCGGAAGCCGAGCAGGACGAAGGCGCAAAGGTCTGGGCCTCGGCTGAGAACTGA
- the fdhA gene encoding formaldehyde dehydrogenase, glutathione-independent, with product MSTNRGVVYLGQGKVEVQSIDYPRMVDPRGRDIGHGVILKVVSTNICGSDQHMVRGRTTAPIGLVLGHEITGEVIEIGRDVETLSIGDLVSVPFNVACGRCPTCKAQHTGVCLNVNPSRAGGAYGYVDMGGWIGGQAEYVMVPYADFNLLKFPDKAQAMSKIRDLTCLSDILPTGYHGAVMAGVKPGATVYIAGAGPVGMAAAASARLLGAACTIVGDMNEERLAHARKMGFETVDLSKDATLGQQIEQILGKPEVDCAVDCVGFEARGHGTDHHAEAPATVLNSLMEITKAAGAIGIPGLYVTDDPGAADAAAQKGSLSIRFGLGWAKSHSFHTGQTPVMKYNRNLMQAILWDRLPIADIVNVSVVSLDAAPEGYRQFDGGAPRKFVLDPHGLLQAA from the coding sequence ATGAGCACGAATCGCGGCGTCGTATATCTCGGTCAGGGCAAGGTCGAAGTCCAGTCCATCGACTATCCGAGAATGGTCGATCCGCGTGGCCGCGACATCGGCCACGGCGTCATACTCAAGGTCGTCAGCACTAACATCTGCGGTTCGGATCAGCACATGGTGCGCGGCCGCACGACCGCGCCCATCGGCCTCGTGCTGGGCCACGAGATCACCGGCGAAGTCATCGAGATCGGACGCGACGTCGAAACGCTTTCCATCGGCGATCTCGTGTCCGTGCCCTTTAACGTCGCGTGTGGACGCTGTCCCACGTGCAAGGCGCAGCACACCGGCGTGTGCCTCAACGTGAATCCGTCGCGCGCGGGCGGCGCGTATGGCTATGTCGACATGGGCGGCTGGATCGGCGGGCAAGCGGAGTACGTGATGGTGCCGTACGCCGACTTCAACCTGCTCAAGTTCCCCGACAAGGCGCAGGCGATGTCCAAGATCCGCGACCTCACCTGTCTCTCCGACATTCTCCCGACCGGCTATCACGGCGCCGTGATGGCGGGCGTGAAGCCGGGCGCGACGGTCTACATCGCGGGCGCGGGACCGGTCGGCATGGCGGCGGCTGCGTCGGCGCGTCTGTTGGGCGCGGCCTGCACCATCGTCGGCGACATGAACGAAGAGCGTCTCGCGCACGCGCGCAAGATGGGCTTCGAGACGGTCGATTTATCGAAGGACGCCACGCTCGGTCAGCAAATCGAGCAGATTCTCGGCAAGCCGGAAGTGGATTGCGCCGTCGATTGCGTGGGCTTCGAGGCGCGTGGTCATGGCACCGACCACCACGCGGAAGCGCCCGCGACGGTGCTCAACTCGCTGATGGAAATCACGAAGGCGGCGGGCGCCATCGGCATTCCGGGTCTTTATGTCACCGACGACCCCGGCGCCGCCGATGCCGCCGCGCAGAAGGGCAGCCTGAGCATCCGCTTCGGTCTCGGCTGGGCGAAGTCGCATTCATTTCATACCGGTCAAACGCCGGTGATGAAATACAACCGCAATCTCATGCAGGCCATTCTGTGGGACCGTCTGCCGATTGCGGACATCGTGAACGTGTCGGTGGTTTCGCTCGATGCAGCGCCTGAGGGTTATCGACAATTCGATGGCGGCGCGCCGCGTAAATTCGTGCTTGATCCGCATGGCCTGCTTCAAGCGGCCTAA
- a CDS encoding (Fe-S)-binding protein has protein sequence MNPVFVITVLLWASVAGLAFAIMRRAAYWREGRATAAGAYGWANILSIPKRYFVDLHHVVARDPYIAKTHVATAGGAILAMALVFLNYGLAIYSPWIDKLIFIAALVMLGGTFFVWKRRHGAKQVPARLSRGPWDALPLLLGAFAFGLALFALLPATWMSGALAIIVALAIAAGAYTMTFGAAQGGPMKHAMAGLLHLAFHPRQERFKVQHEHDVVPPTALKMPVLDAKEYGVGKPVEFRWNQLLSFDACVQCGKCEAACPAFASGQPLNPKKLIQDLVTGMVGGTDAAYAGSPTPGIPVGKHAGAPGKPLISSMIEADTIWSCTTCRACVQECPMLIEHVDAIVDMRRNQALVEGDVPGKGPITLANLRETGSANGYDIGARYDWSVDLQVQVAQPGRPVDVLLIAGEGAFDMRYQRTLRAFVKVLNKAGVDYAVLGAVETDTGDTARRLGDEATFQQCASKLMETLSRYTFRRIVTADPHVLHSLRNEYRALGGYYEVQHHTAFMAELMGNGKLTPKAAAVLADKKITYHDPCYLGRYNGETDAPRKLLKTIGIQVVEMERHGMRARCCGGGGGAPLTDIPGKQRIPDIRMADAKAVGADVVAVGCPQCTAMLEGVVGARPEVLDVAELVAAALE, from the coding sequence ATGAACCCCGTGTTTGTCATCACCGTTTTGCTGTGGGCCTCGGTCGCGGGCCTCGCCTTTGCGATCATGAGACGCGCTGCTTATTGGCGCGAAGGTCGGGCCACTGCCGCCGGTGCGTATGGATGGGCGAACATCCTTAGTATCCCGAAGCGATACTTCGTGGACTTGCATCATGTGGTCGCACGCGATCCGTACATCGCGAAGACGCACGTTGCAACAGCGGGCGGCGCGATTCTCGCGATGGCGCTCGTTTTCCTGAACTATGGTCTCGCGATTTATTCGCCGTGGATCGACAAGCTCATCTTCATCGCGGCGCTGGTCATGCTGGGCGGCACGTTCTTCGTCTGGAAGCGCAGGCACGGCGCGAAGCAGGTGCCCGCTCGTCTGTCGCGCGGACCGTGGGACGCGTTGCCGCTGCTGCTCGGCGCATTCGCGTTCGGCCTCGCGCTGTTCGCGCTGCTGCCCGCAACGTGGATGTCGGGTGCGCTCGCGATCATCGTCGCATTGGCGATAGCGGCGGGCGCTTACACGATGACCTTCGGCGCCGCGCAGGGCGGTCCCATGAAGCACGCGATGGCGGGTCTTCTGCATCTCGCGTTTCATCCGCGGCAAGAGCGATTTAAGGTGCAGCACGAGCACGACGTGGTGCCGCCCACGGCGCTGAAAATGCCGGTGCTCGATGCGAAGGAATATGGCGTCGGCAAGCCCGTCGAGTTCCGCTGGAACCAGTTGTTGAGCTTCGACGCATGCGTGCAATGCGGCAAGTGCGAAGCCGCGTGTCCCGCGTTTGCATCGGGCCAGCCGCTCAACCCCAAGAAGCTGATTCAGGACCTCGTGACCGGCATGGTCGGCGGCACGGACGCGGCGTATGCGGGCAGTCCCACGCCAGGCATTCCGGTCGGCAAACATGCGGGCGCGCCGGGCAAGCCGCTGATATCGAGCATGATCGAGGCGGACACCATCTGGTCCTGCACCACATGCCGCGCGTGCGTGCAGGAGTGCCCGATGTTGATCGAACATGTCGATGCCATCGTCGATATGCGCCGCAATCAGGCGCTCGTCGAAGGCGACGTACCCGGCAAAGGCCCGATCACGCTCGCGAATCTGCGCGAGACGGGCAGCGCGAACGGCTATGACATCGGTGCGCGTTACGACTGGTCGGTGGATCTGCAAGTGCAGGTCGCGCAGCCGGGACGCCCCGTCGATGTCTTGCTGATCGCAGGCGAAGGCGCGTTCGACATGCGCTATCAACGCACGCTGCGCGCGTTCGTGAAGGTGCTGAACAAGGCGGGCGTCGATTATGCGGTGCTCGGCGCCGTCGAAACCGATACGGGCGATACCGCCCGACGCCTAGGCGACGAAGCCACGTTCCAACAATGCGCCTCGAAGCTCATGGAGACGCTCTCGCGTTATACGTTCCGGCGCATCGTCACGGCGGACCCGCACGTGCTGCACAGCCTGCGCAACGAATATCGCGCGCTTGGAGGCTACTACGAAGTGCAGCATCACACGGCGTTCATGGCCGAACTCATGGGCAACGGCAAGCTCACGCCGAAGGCGGCGGCTGTGCTCGCGGACAAGAAGATCACGTATCACGATCCCTGCTATCTCGGCCGTTACAACGGCGAAACGGACGCACCGCGCAAGCTGCTGAAGACTATCGGCATTCAGGTTGTCGAGATGGAAAGGCACGGCATGCGCGCACGCTGTTGCGGCGGCGGAGGCGGTGCGCCGCTGACGGACATTCCCGGCAAACAGCGCATACCCGACATCCGCATGGCGGATGCCAAAGCGGTCGGCGCAGACGTGGTCGCGGTAGGCTGCCCGCAATGCACCGCGATGCTCGAAGGCGTGGTCGGCGCGCGCCCCGAAGTGCTCGACGTGGCGGAGCTGGTCGCCGCAGCACTGGAGTAA
- a CDS encoding serine hydroxymethyltransferase, with the protein MSNSNPFFEAPLAARDASVRSAILKELERQQSQVELIASENIVSRAVLEAQGSVLTNKYAEGYPGKRYYGGCEFVDEVEALAIDRIKQLFGAKFANVQPHSGAQANGAVMLALAKPGDTVLGMSLDAGGHLTHGAKPALSGKWFNAVQYGVNRETMLIDYEQIEELAQQHKPSLIIAGFSAYPRKLDFARLRAIADNAGAKLMVDMAHIAGIIAAGRHDNPVDYAHVVTSTTHKTLRGPRGGFVLTNDEDIAKKINSAVFPGLQGGPLMHVIAGKAVAFGEALQPDFKTYIDNVLANAQALGDVLKAGGVDLVTGGTDNHLLLVDLRPKNLKGNQVEQALERAGITCNKNGIPFDTEKPTVTSGVRLGTPAGTTRGFGVNEFRDIGRLIIEVFDSLREHPEGDPQTEQRVRREIFALCERFPIY; encoded by the coding sequence ATGTCGAACTCGAATCCCTTCTTCGAAGCGCCCCTCGCGGCCCGCGACGCCTCCGTACGCAGCGCAATACTGAAAGAGCTGGAGCGCCAGCAATCGCAGGTGGAACTGATTGCGTCGGAAAATATCGTGTCGCGCGCGGTGCTCGAAGCGCAAGGGTCCGTGCTCACGAACAAGTATGCCGAAGGCTATCCGGGCAAGCGCTATTACGGCGGCTGCGAATTCGTCGATGAAGTCGAGGCGCTCGCCATCGATCGCATCAAGCAACTCTTCGGCGCGAAGTTCGCCAACGTGCAGCCGCATTCCGGCGCGCAGGCCAACGGCGCGGTGATGCTGGCGCTCGCCAAACCGGGCGACACCGTGCTCGGCATGTCGCTCGATGCGGGCGGTCATCTCACGCATGGCGCAAAGCCGGCGCTATCGGGCAAGTGGTTCAACGCCGTGCAGTACGGCGTGAATCGCGAGACCATGCTGATCGACTACGAACAGATCGAGGAGCTTGCGCAGCAGCACAAGCCGTCGCTCATCATTGCGGGCTTTTCTGCGTATCCGCGCAAGCTCGATTTCGCGCGGCTGCGCGCGATTGCGGACAACGCGGGCGCAAAGCTGATGGTCGATATGGCGCATATCGCGGGCATCATCGCGGCGGGGCGTCACGACAATCCGGTCGATTACGCGCATGTCGTGACATCGACTACGCACAAGACGCTGCGTGGTCCGCGCGGCGGCTTCGTATTGACCAACGACGAAGATATCGCCAAGAAGATCAATTCTGCCGTGTTTCCGGGGCTGCAAGGCGGTCCGCTCATGCACGTGATCGCGGGCAAAGCCGTTGCATTCGGCGAAGCGCTTCAGCCCGACTTCAAGACGTATATCGACAACGTGCTCGCCAATGCTCAGGCACTCGGCGACGTGCTCAAGGCGGGCGGCGTCGATCTCGTGACGGGCGGCACGGACAATCATTTGCTGCTCGTCGATCTGCGCCCCAAGAATCTGAAGGGCAACCAGGTCGAGCAGGCGCTGGAACGCGCAGGCATTACCTGCAACAAGAACGGCATTCCGTTCGATACCGAAAAGCCCACTGTCACCTCAGGCGTTCGTCTCGGCACGCCAGCAGGCACGACGCGCGGCTTCGGCGTCAACGAATTCCGCGACATCGGCCGCCTGATCATCGAAGTCTTCGATTCGCTGCGTGAGCATCCAGAAGGCGATCCGCAAACCGAACAACGCGTGCGCCGCGAAATCTTCGCGCTGTGCGAACGCTTCCCCATCTACTGA
- a CDS encoding dipeptidase, which translates to MSTLHDNSIIIDGLNISKFERSVFEDMRKGGVTAVNCTVSVWEDFQKTIDNIAEMKQQIRDYSEILTLVRTTDDILCAKKENKTGIIFGFQNSYAFEDNLGYIEVFKELGVNVVQLCYNTQNLVGTGCYEADGGLSGYGREVIQEMNRVGIMVDLSHVGAKTSSDAIACSKKPVTYSHCCPSGLKEHPRNKTDEQLKEIADANGFVGVTMFSPFLKRGPDATVEDYLEAIDYVVNLIGEDRVGIGTDFTQGYSTEFFDWITHDKGRYRQLTNFGKVVNPEGIRTIGEFPNLTAAMERAGWSESRIKKVMGENWLRVFGEVWNV; encoded by the coding sequence ATGAGCACTCTGCACGATAACAGCATCATCATCGATGGCCTCAACATCTCGAAGTTCGAACGCTCCGTGTTCGAAGACATGCGCAAGGGCGGCGTCACGGCGGTGAATTGCACGGTGTCGGTGTGGGAAGACTTTCAGAAGACCATCGACAACATTGCGGAAATGAAGCAACAGATCCGCGATTACAGCGAGATTCTCACACTCGTGCGCACGACAGACGACATCCTGTGCGCGAAGAAAGAGAACAAGACGGGCATCATCTTCGGTTTCCAGAACTCGTATGCATTCGAGGACAACCTGGGCTATATCGAAGTGTTCAAGGAACTGGGCGTGAACGTGGTGCAGCTCTGCTACAACACGCAGAATCTAGTGGGCACCGGCTGTTACGAAGCGGATGGCGGTCTCTCCGGCTATGGCCGCGAAGTGATTCAGGAAATGAATCGCGTGGGCATCATGGTCGATCTGTCGCATGTGGGTGCGAAGACGTCATCCGATGCGATTGCCTGTTCCAAGAAGCCCGTCACGTATTCGCATTGCTGCCCGTCGGGCCTCAAGGAGCATCCGCGTAACAAGACCGATGAGCAACTGAAGGAAATCGCCGATGCCAACGGCTTCGTCGGCGTGACGATGTTTTCGCCTTTCCTTAAGCGCGGCCCGGATGCGACGGTCGAGGACTATCTGGAGGCCATCGACTACGTGGTGAATCTTATCGGCGAAGACCGCGTGGGTATCGGCACCGACTTCACGCAAGGCTACAGCACCGAGTTCTTCGACTGGATCACGCATGACAAGGGCCGTTATCGCCAGCTTACGAACTTCGGCAAGGTTGTGAACCCGGAAGGAATCCGAACGATAGGCGAGTTCCCGAACCTGACGGCTGCGATGGAGCGCGCGGGCTGGAGCGAATCGCGCATCAAAAAGGTGATGGGCGAGAACTGGCTTCGCGTATTCGGCGAAGTGTGGAACGTGTGA
- a CDS encoding NADH:flavin oxidoreductase, translated as MRYPNLFKPLTLNTLTLRNRIVSTAHAEVYAEPGGLPGDRYIRYYEEKAKGGVGLAICGGSSPVSIDSPQGWWKSVNLSTDKIIDPLARLAEAMHRHGAKIMIQATHMGRRSAWHGENWPHLMTPSGVREPVHRGNAKIIEVEEIRRIIDDFAAAAKRVKDAGMDGIEISAAHQHLIDQFWSPRTNFRTDEWGGSLENRLRFGVEVLKAVRGAVGADFCVGLRMCGDEFHEDGLSHENLKEIAQAMSETGLIDYIGVIGSGADTHNTLANCMPPMALPPEPFVHLAAGIKSVVKLPIMHAQSIRDAGQAERLLANGMVDLVGMTRAQIADPHMVIKIRDGREDEIKQCVGANYCIDRQYNGLDVLCVQNAATSREATMPHVIEKTRGPKRKVVVVGAGPAGLEAARVAKSRGHDVVLFEKNDYVGGQIMLAAKAPQREQMAGIVRWFDMETKRLGVDRRLGQAADDKAIMAEKPDIVVLATGGSSFTDQVSAWGVEQGLAVSAWDILSGKVEPGKNVLVYDGVSTHAGAGVADFISSRGANVEIVTPDVKVADDVGGTTFPIFYRRLYAQGVIHTPNYWLDKVYEEDGKKIAVLRNEYTEEQEERAVDQVVIENGSTPNDALYWKLKPESLNRGQVDVHTLFAAQAQPCLSEELGNGRFLLFRVGDCISMHNIHGAIYDALRLCKDF; from the coding sequence ATGCGTTACCCGAACCTTTTCAAGCCGCTCACACTGAACACGCTGACCTTGCGGAACCGCATCGTCAGCACGGCGCATGCGGAAGTGTATGCGGAGCCGGGCGGCCTGCCCGGCGATCGTTATATCCGCTATTACGAGGAAAAAGCGAAGGGCGGCGTGGGCCTTGCCATATGCGGCGGATCGAGCCCGGTGTCGATCGACAGCCCGCAAGGCTGGTGGAAGTCGGTGAATCTCTCGACCGACAAGATCATCGATCCGCTGGCGCGCCTGGCCGAAGCCATGCATCGTCATGGCGCGAAGATCATGATTCAGGCCACGCACATGGGCCGCCGCTCCGCATGGCATGGCGAGAACTGGCCGCATCTGATGACGCCATCGGGCGTGCGCGAACCGGTGCATCGCGGCAACGCGAAGATCATCGAAGTGGAAGAGATTCGCCGCATCATCGACGACTTTGCGGCGGCTGCAAAGCGCGTGAAGGATGCCGGCATGGACGGCATCGAGATATCGGCGGCGCACCAACATCTGATCGATCAGTTCTGGAGTCCGCGCACCAACTTTCGCACGGATGAATGGGGCGGCTCGCTTGAGAACCGGCTGCGTTTCGGCGTGGAAGTGCTGAAGGCCGTGCGCGGGGCGGTCGGCGCTGATTTCTGCGTGGGCCTGCGCATGTGTGGCGACGAGTTCCATGAAGACGGCCTGTCGCACGAGAACCTCAAAGAGATTGCGCAGGCCATGTCGGAGACGGGCCTGATCGATTACATCGGCGTCATTGGTTCCGGCGCGGATACGCATAACACCCTCGCCAACTGCATGCCGCCGATGGCGCTTCCGCCCGAGCCGTTCGTGCATCTCGCAGCGGGTATCAAGTCGGTCGTGAAGCTGCCGATCATGCACGCACAGAGCATCCGCGATGCAGGGCAAGCCGAGCGTCTGCTCGCCAACGGCATGGTCGATCTCGTGGGCATGACGCGCGCGCAGATCGCCGACCCGCACATGGTCATCAAGATTCGCGATGGCCGCGAGGACGAGATCAAGCAATGCGTCGGCGCCAACTATTGCATCGACCGTCAGTACAACGGGCTCGACGTGCTGTGCGTGCAAAACGCGGCGACATCGCGTGAGGCGACGATGCCGCATGTCATCGAGAAGACGCGCGGACCCAAGCGCAAGGTCGTGGTCGTCGGCGCGGGGCCTGCGGGACTGGAGGCGGCGCGCGTGGCGAAATCACGCGGCCATGATGTCGTGCTCTTCGAGAAGAACGATTACGTCGGCGGGCAAATCATGCTCGCGGCCAAGGCGCCGCAGCGCGAGCAGATGGCGGGCATCGTGCGCTGGTTCGACATGGAAACGAAGCGGCTCGGCGTGGATCGCCGATTGGGGCAGGCAGCCGACGACAAGGCAATCATGGCTGAGAAGCCCGATATCGTCGTGCTCGCGACGGGCGGTTCGTCGTTCACGGATCAGGTGTCTGCGTGGGGCGTGGAACAAGGTCTCGCCGTGAGCGCGTGGGACATTCTCTCGGGCAAGGTCGAGCCGGGCAAGAACGTGCTCGTCTATGACGGCGTGAGCACCCATGCGGGCGCGGGCGTGGCGGACTTCATCTCGTCGCGCGGTGCGAACGTCGAGATCGTGACACCGGACGTGAAGGTCGCCGACGACGTGGGCGGCACGACGTTCCCCATCTTCTATCGGCGTCTGTATGCGCAAGGCGTCATTCACACGCCGAACTACTGGCTCGACAAAGTGTACGAGGAAGACGGCAAGAAGATTGCCGTGCTGCGCAACGAGTACACGGAAGAGCAAGAGGAGCGCGCAGTAGACCAGGTGGTGATCGAAAACGGCAGCACGCCCAACGATGCGCTCTACTGGAAGCTCAAACCCGAATCGCTTAATCGCGGCCAGGTGGACGTGCACACGCTCTTCGCGGCGCAAGCCCAGCCATGCTTGTCCGAAGAACTCGGCAACGGGCGTTTTCTTCTGTTCAGAGTCGGCGACTGCATCTCGATGCACAACATCCACGGCGCGATTTACGACGCGCTGCGTCTCTGCAAGGACTTTTGA